The proteins below are encoded in one region of Scomber japonicus isolate fScoJap1 chromosome 2, fScoJap1.pri, whole genome shotgun sequence:
- the LOC128364707 gene encoding mitochondrial glycine transporter B-like isoform X2, producing the protein MQEKQDSSSRTTGSLGKAHPALKAFMCGSLSGTCSTLLFQPLDLVKTRLQTLQNNAKPGSPKVGMFSVLINVIRTENFFSLWKGVSPSFVRCIPGVGIYFSTFYSLKQHFILERAPNAGEAVLLGAGARAVAGVSMLPFTVIKTRFESGYYNYVSVAGALKSVYETEGLRALFSGLTATLLRDAPFSGIYVMFYSQAKKSMPQEVTSSAYIPLVNFSAGVVAGVLASLVTQPADVVKTHIQVSPSHWRTSDAIRYIYMEHGLRGFFRGAVPRSLRRTLMAAMAWTVYEQLMGRMGLKS; encoded by the exons ATGCAGGAAAAACAGGATTCTTCAAGCCGTACCACAGGCAGCCTGGGAAAG GCTCACCCAGCTCTCAAAGCTTTTATGTGTGGCTCTCTCAGTGGCACCTGCTCGACGCTGCTCTTTCAGCCTTTGGATTTGGTAAAGACGCGACTGCAGACCCTCCAGAACAATGCCAAGCCAGG TTCGCCAAAGGTCGGGATGTTTAGTGTTTTAATCAACGTTATTAGGACAGAGAATTTCTTCAGTCTGTGGAAGGGAGTTTCACCG TCATTCGTGCGCTGCATCCCCGGTGTGGGCATCTACTTCAGCACCTTCTACTCCCTGAAGCAACACTTCATCCTCGAACGAGCACCCAACGCTGGTGAGGCTGTTCTGCTCGGAGCGGGCGCCAGAGCTGTGGCCGGGGTCTCCATGCTGCCATTCACTGTTATTAAGACACGCTTTGAG AGTGGCTATTACAACTATGTGAGTGTTGCCGGGGCTCTGAAGAGTGTTTATGAGACTGAAGGACTCAGGGCTCTGTTCTCGGGGCTGACTGCCACACTGCTCCGAGACGCTCCGTTTTCCGGCATCTACGTCATGTTCTACAGTCAGGCAAAGAAGTCTATGCCTCAAG AGGTGACTTCATCGGCCTACATCCCGCTGGTGAACTTCAGCGCTGGGGTGGTAGCAGGCGTTTTGGCGTCACTGGTCACACAGCCTGCAGACGTGGTGAAGACCCACATTCAAGTGAGCCCGTCCCACTGGAGAACTTCGGACGCCATTCGCTACATCTACATG GAGCACGGACTGCGTGGGTTTTTTCGTGGGGCTGTACCCAGGTCTCTTCGACGCACTCTGATGGCTGCTATGGCTTGGACTGTGTATGAACAGCTGATGGGCCGAATGGGCCTCAAATCCTGA
- the LOC128364824 gene encoding myosin-9-like translates to MTDADKFLYGDRSGASNPLVQADWATKKLVWVPSEKLGFEAGSIKEEQGDECVVELTDSGKKVKVNKDDIQKMNPPKFNKVEDMAELTCLNEASVLHNLKERYYSGLIYTYSGLFCVVVNPYKYLPIYTEDIVNMYKGKKRHEMPPHIYAITDTAYRSMMQDREDQSILCTGESGAGKTENTKKVIQYLAHVASSFKSKKDQGSAVLSHGELEKQLLQANPILEAFGNAKTVKNDNSSRFGKFIRINFDVNGYIVGANIETYLLEKSRAIRQAKEERAFHVFYYMLSGAGDKLRSELCLEDYSKYRFLSNGNVTIPGQQDKDLFTETMDAFQIMSIPEEERIGLLKVISAVLQLGNMSFKKERHSDQASMPDDTAAQKVCHLLGVNVTDFTRAILSPRIKVGRDYVQKAQTQEQAEFAVEALAKASYERMFRWLVMRINKALDKTKRQGASFIGILDIAGFEIFELNSFEQLCINYTNEKLQQLFNHTMFILEQEEYQREGIEWSFIDFGLDLQPCIELIEKHAGPPGILSLLDEECWFPKATDKSFVEKVCQEQGTNPKFQKPKKLKDDVDFCIIHYAGKVDYKADEWLMKNMDPLNECVATLLNQSTDKFTADLWRDMDRIVGLDKVAGMSDSMHGAFKTRKGMFRTVGQLYKEQLGNLMATLRNTNPNFVRCIIPNHEKKAGKLESHLVLDQLRCNGVLEGIRICRQGFPNRIVFQEFRQRYEILTPNSIPKGFMDGKQACVLMIKALELDSNLYRIGQSKVFFRAGVLAHLEEERDMKITDVIISFQAWCRGYVSRKAFAKRQQQLTAMKVIQRNCAAYLKLRNWQWWRLFTKVKPLLQVTRQEEEMVAKDEELIKVKERQLQTEAQLKEFETKQQQLNAEKLALQEQLQAETELCAEAEEMRSRLATRKQELEEILHDLESRLEEEEERVTQMHTERKKMQQNITDLEQQLDEEEAARQKLQMEKVTTDAKLKKIEEDVMVLDDQNNKLTKEKKQLEDRISEFTTNLAEEEEKSKSLQKLKNKHEAMITDLEDRLRKEEKQRQELEKNRRKLEGDSTDLHDQISDLQAQIAELRAQLAKKEEELLAALARIEEEAAAKNLAQKKIRELEAQISELQEDLELERQARTKAEKNRRDLGEELEALKTELEDTLDSTAAQQELRSKRETEVTQLKKTLEEEAKVHEQQMADMRQKHNQAFEELNEQLEQAKRNKVSVEKAKQALDSEWNELQIEMKTLTQGKTESEQRRKKAEAQVQELQVKHAESDRQRQELADKMTKMQSELENVNSLLSEAEGKNIKSSKDLSSTESQLQDAQELLQEETRQKLAISSRLRQLEDEQNNLREMLEEEEESKKNVEKQVLTLQAQLAEMKKKLEQEASTLEGTEEGRKRIQRDLDGVQQQLEEKCSAYDKLDKTKRRLQQELDDLLVDQDHLRQIVSNLEKKQKKFDQMLAEEKTISTQFAEERDKAEAEAREKETRALTLARELETMTDVKDELDRANKVLKAEMEDLVSSKDDVGKSVHELERSKRAMEQQLEEMKTQLEELEDELQATEDAKLRLEVNMQAMKAQFDRDLQARDEQGEERRKQLVRQVREMEVELEDERRQRSQALSSKKKLELDLAELELQIDAVNKGRDEALKQLKKLQALMKEQMREMDELRLSRDEAVNGAKETEKKLKTMEAEVLHFQEDLATAERFKRQAQTERDELQDEINNSNSKNSLLADEKRRLEARITQLEEELEEEQLNTEMVNDRLKRTTLQTEQLTTELGAERSNSQRLEGTRSQLDRQNKELKLKLQELEGTIKSKYKSSITTLEAKIAQLEEQLDIESKERQQASRLARRTEKKLKEVLLQVDDERRNTDQYKDQADKLNSRMRQLKRQLEESEEELTRANAYRRKLQRELDDATESADAMNREVSTLKSKIRRGDMPFSRQRLANRSTPDSDEDVDVQTEASEPAAE, encoded by the exons ATCGTGAGGACCAGTCGATCCTTTGCAC TGGGGAGTCCGGAGCagggaaaacagaaaatacaaagaaagtCATTCAGTATCTTGCTCATGTTGCTTCATCCTTCAAGTCCAAGAAAGATCAG GGCAGTGCGGTTTTGTCACAT GGGGAACTGGAGAAACAGCTTCTGCAAGCAAACCCCATCCTAGAGGCCTTCGGCAACGCTAAGACTGTCAAGAATGACAACTCCTCACGATTT gGAAAATTTATCCGGATCAACTTTGACGTCAATGGATACATCGTTGGAGCTAACATTGAAACTT ATCTGCTGGAGAAGTCTCGGGCCATCAGACAAGCTAAAGAGGAGAGGGCCTTCCATGTCTTCTACTACATGCTGTCAGGAGCAGGGGACAAGTTGCGTT CTGAGTTGTGTCTGGAGGATTATAGCAAGTACCGCTTCCTGTCCAACGGAAACGTGACAATTCCTGGCCAGCAGGACAAGGACTTGTTCACTGAGACTATGGATGCCTTTCAGATCATGAGCATCCCGGAAGAGGAGAGAATcg GTCTGTTGAAGGTGATCTCGGCCGTGCTACAGTTGGGAAACATGTCCTTCAAGAAGGAGCGTCACTCTGACCAGGCCTCCATGCCTGATGACACTg CTGCCCAGAAAGTGTGTCATCTGCTGGGCGTCAATGTCACTGACTTCACACGAGCCATCCTGTCTCCCAGAATTAAG gttGGCAGGGACTATGTTCAGAAAGCCCAGACCCAGGAGCAGGCTGAGTTTGCTGTCGAGGCTCTGGCTAAAGCTTCTTACGAGAGGATGTTCCGCTGGCTGGTCATGAGAATCAATAAAGCCCTGGACAAGACCAAGAGACAGGGAGCCTCCTTCATCGGTATCCTAGACATTGCTGGATTTGAGATCTTTGAG CTGAACTCGTTTGAGCAGTTGTGTATCAACTACACCAAcgagaagctgcagcagctctTCAACCACACCATGTTCATCCTGGAGCAGGAGGAGTACCAGCGTGAGGGCATCGAGTGGAGCTTCATTGACTTCGGCCTCGACCTGCAGCCCTGCATCGAGCTCATTGAAAAACAT GCTGGTCCTCCAGGCATCCTCTCACTGCTGGATGAAGAGTGCTGGTTCCCCAAAGCCACAGACAAGAGCTTTGTGGAGAAGGTGTGCCAGGAACAGGGCACAAACCCCAAGTTCCAGAAACCCAAGAAACTGAAGGACGATGTTGATTTCTGCATCATACATTATGCTGGAAAG GTGGACTACAAAGCAGATGAGTGGCTGATGAAAAACATGGATCCTCTGAATGAGTGTGTGGCCACTTTGCTCAACCAGTCTACAGATAAATTTACTGCCGACCTGTGGAGGGACA TGGACCGTATTGTCGGCCTGGACAAGGTGGCAGGAATGTCGGACTCCATGCATGGTGCATTCAAAACTCGCAAAGGCATGTTCCGCACTGTGGGCCAACTGTACAAGGAGCAACTGGGTAACCTCATGGCCACCCTCAGAAACACCAACCCTAACTTTGTCCGCTGCATCATCCCCAACCACGAGAAGAAG GCGGGTAAATTGGAGTCTCACCTGGTTCTAGACCAGCTAAGGTGTAACGGAGTCCTTGAGGGGATTCGTATCTGCCGACAGGGCTTCCCCAACCGCATTGTGTTCCAGGAGTTCAGACAGAG GTATGAAATCCTCACTCCAAATTCAATTCCAAAGGGCTTCATGGATGGAAAGCAAGCCTGCGTGCTCATG ATCAAAGCCCTAGAGTTGGACTCGAACCTGTACCGCATTGGTCAAAGTAAAGTGTTCTTCAGAGCTGGAGTCCTGGCccacctggaggaggagagagacatgaAGATCACTGATGTGATCATCAGCTTCCAGGCCTGGTGCAGAGGATATGTGTCCCGCAA AGCCTTTGCCAAGAGACAACAGCAGCTGACAGCCATGAAAGTGATCCAGAGGAACTGTGCAGCTTACCTCAAACTCAGGAACTGGCAGTGGTGGAGGCTTTTCACCAAG gTGAAGCCTCTGCTGCAGGTGACCcggcaggaggaggagatggtggCCAAAGACGAGGAGCTGATCAAGGTTAAGGAAAGACAGCTGCAGACTGAGGCACAGCTCAAAGAATTTGAGACCAAGCAGCAACAG CTGAATGCTGAGAAGCTGGCTCTTCAAGAGCAGCTCCAGGCAGAGACTGAGTTGTGTGCTGAGGCTGAGGAGATGAGATCCCGTCTGGCCACCAGGaagcaggagctggaggagatcCTCCACGACCTGGAGTCTCGcctagaggaggaggaagagcgtGTCACCCAGATGCATACCGAGAGAAAAAAGATGCAGCAGAACATCACG gatctggagcagcagctggatGAGGAGGAAGCTGCCAGACAGAAGCTTCAGATGGAGAAGGTCACCACGGACGCAAAGCTGAAGAAGATTGAGGAGGACGTCATGGTTCTGGATGACCAGAACAACAAGCTCACCAAG GAGAAGAAACAGCTGGAAGATAGGATCTCAGAGTTCACTACCAACTTggctgaagaggaggagaagtcCAAAAGCTTGCAGAAACTCAAGAACAAACATGAAGCCATGATCACAGATTTGGAGG ATCGTctaagaaaggaggagaaacagcgCCAGGAGTTGGAGAAGAACCGTCGTAAACTTGAAGGAGACTCAACTGACCTCCATGACCAGATTTCTGACCTGCAGGCCCAGATTGCTGAACTTCGAGCTCAGCTGgccaagaaggaggaggaactCCTTGCTGCACTGGCCAG GATAGAGGAGGAGGCTGCAGCCAAGAACTTGGCTCAGAAGAAGATCAGGGAGCTTGAGGCCCAGATCTCCGAACTGCAGGAAGATCTGGAGCTGGAGAGGCAAGCTCGTACCAAGGCTGAGAAAAACCGCAGGGACCTGGGAGAGGAGCTGGAGGCCCTCAAGACTGAGCTAGAGGACACTTTGGACTCCACTGCAGCACAGCAAGAGCTGAG GTCCAAACGTGAGACGGAGGTCACCCAGCTTAAGAAGACACTGGAGGAAGAGGCCAAGGTCCACGAGCAGCAGATGGCCGAcatgagacaaaaacacaatcagGCATTTGAAGAGCTCAATGAACAGCTGGAGCAGGCTAAAAGG AACAAAGTGTCAGTGGAGAAAGCAAAGCAGGCACTGGACAGCGAGTGGAACGAGCTGCAGATCGAGATGAAGACTCTGACACAAGGCAAGACGGAGTCCGAGCAGCGCCGGAAGAAGGCCGAAGCCCAAGTCCAAGAGCTACAGGTCAAACATGCAGAAAGTGACAGACAGAGGCAGGAGCTGGCCGACAAGATGACCAAGATGCAG TCGGAACTCGAGAATGTAAACAGCCTCCTGAGTGAAGCAGAGGGCAAGAACATCAAATCCAGCAAGGACCTTTCTTCAACTGAGTctcagctgcaggatgcacag GAGTTGCTCCAAGAAGAGACTCGTCAGAAGCTTGCGATCTCCTCTCGCTTGAGGCAGCTGGAGGACGAGCAGAACAACCTGCGGGAGatgctggaggaagaggaggagagcaagAAGAATGTGGAGAAGCAGGTCCTGACTCTGCAGGCTCAG CTGgcagagatgaagaagaagctgGAACAGGAGGCCTCAACCCTGGAGGGGACGGAGGAAGGCCGCAAGCGAATCCAGCGGGACTTAGATGGcgtgcagcagcagctggaggaaaaGTGCTCCGCTTATGACAAACTGGACAAGACCAAAAGGCGTTTACAGCAGGAGCTGGATGACCTCTTGGTGGACCAGGACCACCTGAGGCAGATCGTTtccaacctggagaagaagcagaagaagttCGACCAG ATGCTGGCTGAGGAGAAAACTATTTCCACTCAGTTTGCTGAGGAGCGCGACAAGGCCGAGGCTGAAGCCAGGGAGAAGGAAACACGAGCATTGACACTGGCCCGCGAGTTGGAGACCATGACAGACGTGAAAGATGAGTTGGATCGGGCCAATAAAGTCCTCAAAGCCGAGATGGAAGACTTGGTCTCCTCAAAGGATGATGTCGGCAAGAGT GTCCATGAGCTGGAGAGATCAAAGCGTGCCAtggagcagcagctggaggagatgaaaactcagctggaggagctggaggatgaGCTGCAGGCCACCGAGGATGCCAAATTGCGTCTGGAGGTCAACATGCAGGCCATGAAGGCCCAGTTTGATAGAGACCTGCAGGCCAGAGAtgagcagggagaggagaggaggaaacagctagTCAGACAG GTGCGTGAGATGGAGGTTGAGCTGGAAGATGAGCGCAGGCAGCGCAGTCAGGCCCTCTCATCCAAGAAGAAACTGGAGCTGGACCTGGCAGAACTTGAACTCCAGATTGATGCTGTCAACAAGGGCCGTGATGAGGCCCTCAAACAGCTGAAAAAACTGCAG gCCCTTATGAAAGAGCAAATGAGGGAGATGGATGAACTGCGTCTGTCCAGAGACGAAGCTGTCAACGGAGCTAAGGAGACTGAGAAGAAGCTCAAGACCATGGAGGCAGAGGTCTTGCACTTCCAGGAG GATCTGGCCACCGCAGAGAGATTCAAGAGGCAGGCCCAGACCGAGAGAGATGAGCTCCAGGACGAGATTAACAATAGCAACTCTAAGAA TTCTCTGCTGGCAGATGAGAAGAGGAGGCTGGAGGCCCGTATCAcccagctggaggaggagctggaggaagaaCAGCTCAATACCGAGATGGTCAACGACCGCCTGAAGAGAACCACACTGCAG ACAGAGCAGTTGACCACAGAGCTGGGTGCAGAGCGCAGCAACTCCCAGCGACTGGAGGGGACTCGTTCCCAGCTGGATCGCCAGAACAAGgagctgaagctgaagctgcagGAGCTTGAGGGAACCATCAAGTCCAAGTATAAATCCTCCATTACCACACTGGAGGCCAAGATAGCTCAGCTGGAAGAGCAGCTCGATATAGAGTCAAA GGAGCGTCAACAGGCCTCCAGGCTTGCCAGGCGGACGGAGAAGAAGCTGAAAGAGGTGCTGCTACAGGTTGATGATGAAAGACGCAACACAGACCAATATAAAGACCAA gcagACAAATTGAACAGCCGTATGCGTCAGCTGAAGCGTCAGCTAGAAGAATCCGAGGAGGAGCTTACAAGAGCCAATGCCTACCGCAGGAAGCTGCAGAGGGAACTGGATGATGCCACTGAGTCAGCAGATGCTATGAACCGTGAAGTCAGCACTCTGAAGAGCAAGATCAG gcGTGGAGACATGCCTTTCAGTAGGCAACGTTTGGCAAATCGTTCCACCCCGGACAGCGATGAAGATGTGGACGTGCAGACAGAGGCGTCTGAGCCTGCAGCTGAGTGA
- the LOC128364707 gene encoding mitochondrial glycine transporter B-like isoform X1, with protein MELAAAHPALKAFMCGSLSGTCSTLLFQPLDLVKTRLQTLQNNAKPGSPKVGMFSVLINVIRTENFFSLWKGVSPSFVRCIPGVGIYFSTFYSLKQHFILERAPNAGEAVLLGAGARAVAGVSMLPFTVIKTRFESGYYNYVSVAGALKSVYETEGLRALFSGLTATLLRDAPFSGIYVMFYSQAKKSMPQEVTSSAYIPLVNFSAGVVAGVLASLVTQPADVVKTHIQVSPSHWRTSDAIRYIYMEHGLRGFFRGAVPRSLRRTLMAAMAWTVYEQLMGRMGLKS; from the exons ATGGAGCTAGCAgcg GCTCACCCAGCTCTCAAAGCTTTTATGTGTGGCTCTCTCAGTGGCACCTGCTCGACGCTGCTCTTTCAGCCTTTGGATTTGGTAAAGACGCGACTGCAGACCCTCCAGAACAATGCCAAGCCAGG TTCGCCAAAGGTCGGGATGTTTAGTGTTTTAATCAACGTTATTAGGACAGAGAATTTCTTCAGTCTGTGGAAGGGAGTTTCACCG TCATTCGTGCGCTGCATCCCCGGTGTGGGCATCTACTTCAGCACCTTCTACTCCCTGAAGCAACACTTCATCCTCGAACGAGCACCCAACGCTGGTGAGGCTGTTCTGCTCGGAGCGGGCGCCAGAGCTGTGGCCGGGGTCTCCATGCTGCCATTCACTGTTATTAAGACACGCTTTGAG AGTGGCTATTACAACTATGTGAGTGTTGCCGGGGCTCTGAAGAGTGTTTATGAGACTGAAGGACTCAGGGCTCTGTTCTCGGGGCTGACTGCCACACTGCTCCGAGACGCTCCGTTTTCCGGCATCTACGTCATGTTCTACAGTCAGGCAAAGAAGTCTATGCCTCAAG AGGTGACTTCATCGGCCTACATCCCGCTGGTGAACTTCAGCGCTGGGGTGGTAGCAGGCGTTTTGGCGTCACTGGTCACACAGCCTGCAGACGTGGTGAAGACCCACATTCAAGTGAGCCCGTCCCACTGGAGAACTTCGGACGCCATTCGCTACATCTACATG GAGCACGGACTGCGTGGGTTTTTTCGTGGGGCTGTACCCAGGTCTCTTCGACGCACTCTGATGGCTGCTATGGCTTGGACTGTGTATGAACAGCTGATGGGCCGAATGGGCCTCAAATCCTGA